One Cellulosimicrobium protaetiae genomic region harbors:
- a CDS encoding LacI family DNA-binding transcriptional regulator, translated as MTSAGNGASPTIYDVAQAAGVAPSTVSRTFSRPGRVNAQTAERIRQVAAELGYRTNPLARGLPTGRTSLLAIVVADVTNPFFFEIIRGAEKTARDAGYTLLMVDAHESDEAERRALDRTLPLVEGLILATSRLSDSSIRVAAKQRPTVVMNRHMTDVPSVLTDNAQGMRSAVEHLAGLGHTSLAYVAGPEASWADGMRWRAFREATRETDVQARRIGPFAPTLAGGLSAAKSLVKHPATAAVAYNDLIAIGAMRGLRRLGVEVPRDLSIVGFDNIFGSDFCTPPLTTVAAPLRHFGSFAVQRLLAQLRPSPAPAAGPTLLPAKLVERGSTARPA; from the coding sequence ATGACCTCAGCCGGCAATGGTGCCAGCCCGACGATCTACGACGTGGCCCAAGCCGCCGGCGTCGCCCCCTCGACCGTGTCGCGGACGTTCTCGCGTCCCGGCCGCGTCAACGCGCAGACCGCGGAGCGCATCCGCCAGGTCGCCGCCGAGCTCGGCTACCGGACCAACCCGCTGGCCCGCGGGCTGCCGACGGGCCGGACGTCGCTGCTCGCGATCGTCGTCGCCGACGTGACCAACCCCTTCTTCTTCGAGATCATCCGGGGAGCGGAGAAGACGGCGCGCGACGCCGGGTACACGCTGCTCATGGTCGACGCCCACGAGTCCGACGAGGCGGAGCGTCGCGCGCTCGACCGGACGCTGCCCCTCGTGGAAGGCCTGATCCTCGCGACGTCGCGGCTCTCGGACTCCTCGATCCGGGTCGCCGCGAAGCAGCGGCCGACCGTCGTCATGAACCGGCACATGACCGACGTCCCGAGCGTCCTGACGGACAACGCCCAGGGCATGCGCAGCGCCGTCGAGCACCTGGCCGGGCTCGGGCACACGAGCCTCGCCTACGTCGCGGGGCCCGAGGCGTCGTGGGCCGACGGGATGCGCTGGCGCGCGTTCCGCGAGGCGACGCGCGAGACCGACGTCCAGGCGCGGCGGATCGGCCCGTTCGCCCCGACGCTCGCCGGCGGGCTCTCCGCGGCCAAGTCTCTCGTCAAGCACCCCGCCACCGCGGCGGTCGCGTACAACGACCTCATCGCGATCGGCGCGATGCGCGGGCTGCGCCGGCTCGGGGTCGAGGTCCCACGGGACCTGAGCATCGTCGGTTTCGACAACATCTTCGGCTCGGACTTCTGCACCCCACCCCTCACGACCGTCGCCGCACCCCTGCGGCACTTCGGGTCGTTCGCAGTCCAGCGCCTCCTCGCGCAGCTCCGTCCGTCGCCCGCGCCCGCCGCCGGTCCGACGCTGCTCCCGGCCAAGCTCGTCGAGCGCGGCTCGACCGCCCGCCCGGCCTGA
- a CDS encoding sugar phosphate isomerase/epimerase family protein, translating into MWTLSGFADEISPDVETQCAVASGLGLGFVELRSAWDTNVLDLDDDQRERVASLLRRHDLRVSSIGSPVGKIFVDEDFDPHLDRMRHAARVARELGAPYVRVFSFFVRPGTDPASWRDVVLRRMEALADVARAAGVVLVHENEKGIYGDVPERCLDVVESVGSPHLALAWDSANFVQVGVRPFTDGYALLRPHLEYVQVKDALAATGAVVPAGRGDGEVPETVRALRDDGFDGFFSLEPHLSDAHSLGGFSGPELFTEAWEAFTTILDAEAVPFR; encoded by the coding sequence ATGTGGACGCTCTCGGGCTTCGCCGACGAGATCTCTCCCGACGTCGAGACGCAGTGCGCCGTCGCCTCCGGGCTCGGGCTGGGTTTCGTCGAGCTCCGCAGCGCGTGGGACACCAACGTGCTCGACCTCGACGACGACCAGCGGGAGCGGGTCGCGAGCCTGCTGCGCCGGCACGACCTCCGCGTCTCCAGCATCGGGTCTCCGGTGGGCAAGATCTTCGTCGACGAGGACTTCGACCCCCACCTCGACCGGATGCGGCACGCCGCGCGCGTCGCGCGCGAGCTCGGGGCGCCGTACGTCCGCGTGTTCTCGTTCTTCGTGCGCCCCGGGACGGACCCGGCGTCGTGGCGCGACGTCGTCCTGCGCCGCATGGAGGCGCTCGCCGACGTGGCGCGCGCGGCCGGCGTCGTGCTGGTGCACGAGAACGAGAAGGGCATCTACGGGGACGTCCCCGAACGGTGCCTGGACGTCGTGGAGTCCGTCGGCTCGCCGCACCTGGCGCTCGCGTGGGACTCGGCGAACTTCGTCCAGGTCGGTGTGCGCCCGTTCACCGACGGCTACGCGCTGCTGCGCCCGCACCTGGAGTACGTCCAGGTGAAGGACGCGCTGGCGGCGACCGGCGCCGTCGTCCCCGCGGGGCGCGGCGACGGCGAGGTGCCCGAGACCGTGCGGGCGCTGCGCGACGACGGCTTCGACGGGTTCTTCTCACTCGAGCCGCACCTGAGCGACGCCCACAGCCTGGGCGGCTTCTCCGGGCCCGAGCTGTTCACGGAGGCCTGGGAGGCCTTCACCACGATCCTCGACGCCGAGGCGGTGCCGTTCCGATGA